A stretch of DNA from Peromyscus eremicus chromosome 18, PerEre_H2_v1, whole genome shotgun sequence:
ACTTAAGAGTGAAAATAATAGAAACCAATAGCAGcgttgttttgtttggtgttggTCGCTGCTTCAGCTGTGAGCCCAAGGCCAGTTGGGTCTCTCTGGGAAATGTGGAGATGCTTTAATGTGACCCATGTGACTCACCACCTTCCTGACTCATGTCAGAGAAGAGAATGACTTCTTCATTTTGTAATTCAAAGTAATTCACTTGTACAACTGCTCGGCTCCTTGAACTTCTGTTCCTTTCTTGTTGACAGTCCCCAGTGTTACAGTGAAGGCTGTCTCACATGTCTGGAGATCAATTACCTATCAGGATTTAAAGGCAAATGTGCCATCGCTGTTGGACACACTTTATATATGCTTTATGCCATTCAATAGTCATGACACAACATGGGCAGGAAGACTCTTActcccattttgcagatgggaGAACTGAGGCTTCTGAGAAGTGGATTCGCACTCAGTGGTGTCTCCCCACTAGCAATAGTTGGCATAAGCTCCATGTGGCTTTAAATCCTAGAACTGAGTGGCTCAGGCTCTGAAAACACTGTGTGTGTTTTGATTAATACTGCTTTTCCATTCAAGGGCCAAGAACACGGCTAATCTAGATTTCTATTAATCTTGTGTCCGCGGCAATGACAGTTTTACAGGGAGGCTGATAAGCACCAGTCTGCGAGGATGGGAGTGGGCTGAAATGTAAACACACTTTCCCCAGAGTGCCTGCGTGGCAAGCAGAGATGCCCAGCCCATGTGTGAAAGCTCCTGGGGCGGGCGACTGtgcatgtgcaaatgtgtgtgctcacactcatgtgtttgaaagctCTAGCGTGCCCCAGACAGTAGTGGCACTGCTGAGTGTATTCGCCTGAGCTGTGGCTGAGCAGAGCTGCGGCTATAGGCAGAGAGGCTGAAGCCTCAGGGATCCATGGAACCTCCAGAGCTGAAGCTGGTCCATTCTGATTGACAGGGCACACTTTGTAAAGCTTCCCACCAACTTCCTGCAAGCCAGTCAGGGGCCTTGATAAGCAAGTGGAATTCGGAGCAGTTAAGTGCAATATGAGCCCCAAGAATGCCTTTTCTAAAGGTGGTTATGCACAGCTGCTTTGAAGGACATTTCGTTCATccaaggatgacttttttttttcttaaacaaaagtagGCTTATTGGAGAGGCTTCATTCAAAAAAGCTTCTTTGGCATTCAGCACCAGAGGCTCCCCAGCACGCGGCTCCCCGGCACGCAGCTCCCCGGCATGCGGCTCATCTACCACATTGCTAACACTCAAGTGGAAATCAGGGATGGGCATAGTTGAACACACAGGGGTTCAGTTCGCAAGGCTGGCTGAGACTGAGGAGCCCGAAGTATGAGAGGCGCACATGTGCATGGCTGTCCAGTGCTCACATATCCTCAGATGAATAACTCCAACTCCCTAGACCTCTTTCCTTGTTTCAGAGGAGTTCTTAAAATGTTGTGATAAAATTACCATAACATAAAATTGACATTtttgagcatttaaaaaatttaaatccatTTTTAACTAGCATACAAAGTATTAGGTGACCTTATGACATTTGACAAAAAGTATATTCGTATTTTTATAAATACAGCTTTTGATAGAATTGGATTAGAGGACTCAATGGGGTTGGATAATTGGGAGTTTTCAAGAAATGGTAATTGggattgttattattttatataattattattttcttatgctTTTCAAAACACAGTGCCTGTTTCAGTGATGAGTATGTCTTGGCCAGGGACAGCTGCTAGGAGGGCGGTACAAAAATGTGGAACCGGCCACAGGGGACTCTGGTAGAGAAGGCagacgtgtatgtgtgtgcagtatgTACAGATgcgtatatgtgtgcacatgtactaTACACATCCAGATGTAACAGCAGTGCTCTGAAGGGCGTTACAGAAAACAGTGAGCACAATACTACAGAAGCGAGGCTGTGTCAAACACTCAGAATGAACGTACATGCTAGGGAGGACTCTTGTGTACTCCATTATATCTCAGTTGATggttttcttcttattctcataATAGGCCTGTGGAATGGGACAGGTAGAGGTCCTGGGCTTCTGTCCTCTGGTGGTATGCCTGGCTTGGAGCTGGTTTGGTGATCTCCAGGTCACACAGTTGGCCAGTGGTAGAGTTTAGGCTGAAATGTAATGATTCACAATTTGAATTTCATCCTGCGTCACATGCATATACAACGCAGAAAAGGTGGTGGTCAGCTGCACGAGTCAGGATTTTCTGCAGTGTGACGTGCATCCACTGTGGGTGTAGTGAAATGAAGAGTTACTCACTAGCCCCCTTagtcaggagtggtggcacacctctCGTCCCAGCAGGTCGAGGCTGACGCAGGAGAGTCACGGCATCCAGTTCAGCCTGGAATGCagttagttcaaggccattctgagaAGCTTACTAAGatgcattattaataataataatgaaaggaCTAAGGTCTTGTGTTTAGTCCTGAGTGCTACAGGAAAGGGAAAAGGTGAAGaatgagaatgtagctcagtggttaagtgcttgcctagcatgcccgaGGCCCTAGGCCCAGTCCTCAATACAGCAAACTAGAACAATTCAAAATCCTGCTTCCTCTTAACTGGGACTTCAGTTCCCACGCCTTTAAATACCCACACTATTCTATGAAACGTTCCAGAAACAATCTATATGTTTTAAATTGTGTGCCATTCTGAATGGTGTGGCGTAGTCTTGTACCATCTGTCTTGGTGGGAAATGACTCATCTGCTTGTCCAGGGTATCCATGTTGTAGATGCTACCCACCCAACTGTCACTCACTAGTTGTCCCATTTGTCAAATTGACTGTTGCAGTACCTGTGTTCAGGTGACCTTATTTTACCTAATCATGGCACAAAGTGCCAGAGCAGTGATGCTGCCTGTTAATTTTATTTAGGTATATTATtataattgttccattttattattatatattattgcaAATCTCTTACTGTTTTGATTTATAAGTTATCCTAGTCATGCATGTACAGAAAAAACATATAGCAGATACAGGGGATAGTGCTTTTGAATGTTTTAAGTATCCCTTTGCAACATTGGAATATGCTCCATAGATGAGGCCTACCCTGCACATTAATGCTTATTTGGAACACGAAGTGGCGATTTTTGTGGTAGCTGTTGTTATTGGGATGCTGTAGTTTACATGTAAAATGTCCCCCcaaaactcatgtgtttgaacacgtgGTCCTCCACTGGTAGTTTTGTTCGAGGAGGAAGTGGTTCATTAAGAACCTTGATGTTTTATAGTTTAGCCATACCGGTATTGGGTGCAGTGGGAAGCATTGGTTGTTTGATGCAGACTAGGGACTAGAGAGACAGTGGTGGCCCAGGTGTCCTTGTCTGCCCTGGGTGGTACCAAACAGTTTGCAGACACTTCACTCTGTAACAGAGCTCTCTGGGTCTCGCTTCCCTTTGCAGATCGCTGACTTTGGGCTTTCCAACCTGTACCAGAAGGACAAGTACTTGCAGACGTTTTGTGGGAGCCCACTCTACGCATCTCCTGAGATTGTCAATGGGAGGCCTTACCGAGGGCCAGAGGTGAGCAGCCTGCAGGTGTGGGGATGGGAgagctggagggagaggaggaagggaggcaagAAAGTTCTTAAAACTcccaaagacccaacaaagaacaCTTGCCATCGTTTGATTTTAGGAACATTAATATAGGCCCCGGAGAAGATGTGGGAAAACCTTAAGAGAATCCTAAAAGAGCAGATAAAGATGCCTGTTCCACTGGACGGCAGCTGCTTAGgagttctttgattttttttttagatttttccaaggTAACATTTTTAGAAATAGTTGAGATCATCCGAAAATAATTGAAATCAAGTTAGTAAAGGGCAAGTTATGCatactgtgacacacacacacacacacacacacacacacacacacacacactcacacacttcttgccaatttataattattttgtaaCACCTTCCAATGTCATTATTAatgtattatttgtaataaccacaTAATATCTTGCTTTAGcacatattattatatatttaataatttccCTGGCTTTAGACACTTAATTTTTCCCTATTGTATCAAAATAAAGAGGACAAAGAAAACTGTTATCAGTGTCTATCTCTTTTGCCCATATTTAGTAGTGTGTATGTTTAAGGAAATAAATTTTAGTGGCATCTTCTCTTTCACAAGCAATGCATTTGTGACATGCCTTCGAAGGGCTGTCATGGTCACTGTCAGAGACACATCTGCTTAGCCTGCTTCCAGTTGCTCTAATAAACACCACGATCAAAAGCAGCTGGGGGGGAGCAGGTTTAATTCATCTTACagcacacagtccatcatgaagggaagtcaggacaggaactcaaggcaggaacccggaggcaggaactgaagcagagaccgtggaaGAACTGTTTACGGGATTGCTCCGTGTGGCTCACTTAGCCTGCGTCCTTGTATGACCAGGACCGCCTTCCAGGGTTGACACTGCCCCCAGTGGACAGGCCCTCCCGTGTCCGATTAACCAAGAACGTGCCCACAGACTGGCCTATAGGCCGTTCTGATGGAGgcctttttctcagttgaggccccCTCTTCCCGGgtgaccctggcttgtgtcaaattgacagaaaTCAGCCAGCGCAGCGTCTGTGGAACCGAGTTAGTAGCTTTTCTTGTCGGATGGTGAGCCTCCCCTTGCGGAGGTTCACCCAGCCCTTAGCCCTTAAATAGCAGCTGCTTGGTGTGTAGAAATGCTTTCCTCCGAATGTTTGTCCGTCTGAGAGTGTTCTGGTGGCTGGGCTGGGATCAAGGGAAGAATGCCAAGAATCGCCAGCAGTTAAAGTCAAGAGAAGGTCTTCAAAACTAAAATATAAGGGATGAACATAGGGTTCAGTTTGGAAAAATGTTAAAACAGGCCTGTAAATTTGTTGTTGGATGCTTCTTTGGTCGTTGGTGGTTGGTGTCTGAGGTGCGGAGCTGGCACTCAGGTCTGGTCAGCAAACATGCTTTATTTGGCCACATTCATCTCCCTTAAAAAAACATGAACAAACATTTAATGGCTGAGAGATTCCCCAGAAAAGTCCTATTTCTGACTTCTCTGTAAAAACCAACCACTCTGGCAGTGCTGGGCCTACAGTTGTGCAGTGCTGGGCCTACAGTTGTACACGGTAGTATAAGCCGTGAAGAAACTGCCTGGCCGAGATGGGTGGACGCACGCTACACTTTGTCTCTGTCCCCAACTGTCCCCATTTACACCCCGAGTTCTTTcttgcttttgtgtgtttattgtctgcctggctctggcagGGTTTGACTTTGGAACCCTTGAGCCCTCTGAGGTGGTGAAGGGAGGATTGGATTCTCGTGTTAGGCGCCTCCATTACCTGGAAGGGGCTTTTCTGGGGAAGCCATTTAGtgatctcttttttttctattctcatTTTTCAAATTGAGCTAGAAGTATTCTAGACCCCGCCTGCCTCAGGGAATCGTTATGAGAACCAGGGACAGTTCCCTACTTCAGACTGCTCTTAAACAGGGTGGGCTTGTGTTCTCCATTGTTGGGCTGTGGTGGGAACCTGCCTTCCAGGTGCTAAATCCTACTCCTGGCGGTACAATGGGTGGCCAGTGGTTTGGAAAGCATCTGGGGTCTGCATTCTAGCTCCTATGTGTCCTGTCTCTCACCAGGTGGACAGCTGGGCCCTGGGTGTCTTGCTTTACACTCTCATTTATGGAACGATGCCCTTCGATGGTTTTGATCACAAAAACCTCATTCGACAGATCAGCAGCGGAGAATACCGGGAACCCACTCAGCCCTCAggtgtgtgtcctgtggaggtcgGGGGTCGAGGGGAGAGTACTTGGTTTATCTGCCCAAGCTCACACACACTTTCTTGGTTTATAAGGCATCTCCTATTTCCAATTCTTCTTTCATAATAGTTCCTGGAAAAGCTGGCTTTTTAGGGTGGCTGAACTGCCTCAAGTGAGGTTTTCAGAGCAGCTATTCTTTAGATTGGCCCAGGAGCCCTTCTTGATTCTACATTCTGTATAAAATGTGGCAAGCCATTTCTCCACCATAAATTAAAACTTTGGAAAGGCTTTCTATTCCCTAAAGTCCCTCACAGGTCATGTAGACATAAATTCCCCCTCTCCTAATGGTAAGGACCACAAGGGTGGCCATTCCTCCCACATTTTCACCCCTGTGTCTGCTGCCTGAGCTCTGGCTCACAGACACTGTTACGTCATTTCTTCTTGCACAGCAACCATGCTGTACCCTAAAACAAACCTATCTGTTTAAACGACCACCATGGACTCCTGTCTGTCAGTCCTTTGGGTGGGGTAGTATGGTTCTGGCCTCACCTGGGGTCTCTGTACCTACTTTCAGCCATCTGGGAGTTGGGGTTGCTTCTGGGGCTGTGTGTCCCTTACctctgtgcctgtctgtgtggGCTTTGACTCTTGAGGTGCCTCCCTATGGCTGGTCATTCCGGAACAGAGCCTGGATCCCTTACTTTCCAGCTGAGGGCTCTGAAGGTGGAGAAGGCAGGCATTCCTATTAATTGTGCTTAGCAATGGGGCTCTTGTTATcattgggatttttttgttgGTCAGAGCAACCAAGGTCAAAAGTTCTATGTCTTCATGGGAGAGCACCAGGTACATTACAAGAGTGTGGGCAGGTGGTCAGCACAGAATGTGGTTAACAGTTGTATACATTTCATTTAAtgtacacacagttttttttaattattcacatttgttttttaaaattgttacaAACACAAAACGAGTGAATATTGAACCATTCCTGGTTTCTAGGGGACACATAGGCTTAGCTTCAAGTCTCCGAGCCTGATAAGTACTTTTGTCTTTATCAGTATGTAACATTTTTTGCTATATTTTTGTTTAGGAACATCTCATTTAGTGTGCATTTTTGATCTGTTAACCTCAAATTCAGTGGCCAATGGCACCTTTACTCATGTCTGAACCAAGTTTATCTACCACACATGCATTCTCCATCATGGTCTTCTTGCATTTGAGGACAGTATACAGAACttctgccttgtgtgtgtgtgggggggagggctCATTTTAAATGGCAGATTTCTATCAGGAAGAACAAAAACGTGACAAACTGAGCACTAGCTGCATGTTTTCAGGCTGAGAGCAGCAGCCGGAGCACCAGGGCATGCCTGCTTCAGAGCCCGGGACGTCGCTGCTCTGTGTACACAGGATGCCTGCAGAAGAGCTGTGGGCATCGGCTTGGGACTTGCCAACAAATTTAGATCAATTTGCCAGTGTAGAAAGATGAGGACTAACatgggtgggtaggtaggtaAGTGGTGGACAgatgagggtgggggagggagagggagggagggagggagatagaggatagacagactgacagacagacggGACTTCTGTGGTGCTGGTCTTTTACTCACTAACTGGTACCAGTAAACTTCCTGGCACCTTGTAAGAGTTCAGGAAATGCTTACCGAGTGGTTGGTCATCCGTCCTTTCTCAGGACTGTCGGCCACTCTGTCCCCATTGCTGGGCTCTGCCAGCCTCTTACCAGCCTTTAGACATGGCTGAGGGGAGGAGGCAGCCTCCCAGGGTAAAACTCAGTGCCAGGTGAGGCGCAGGGCACGGCTTGATCCTGAAAGTTTATCAGCTGTGAGGTTGGCTCCTGTGGCTTCCTCAGCATCCTTGGGGGCCTTTCCCCTATATCCCTGGCAATAGAAtttacaaaggaactttttttttttttaaagaaaggctgTGGCCACCTGGGTAGCAGATAAAGATCAGCCTTCCCTCGGTTTGTTGGATATCAATAGGGCTTATGTCAGCCACAGGAGGTGAGCTCACTGGGTGTGGCTCTCAGATCCTGGCGAAGACCTTGGGAGTGGGGCCAGCCATGGGTGAAGCTGTTCTCCCTGCCCAGGTGTGCCAGGTAAGAGCCACACCTGGCACAGGTGAGCGTCTGTGTCTCCCTCCATCCTCTGCCTCCAGCACCTTTTCCAGGTGACTGgactgtgtgtttacatgtaccCATCTCTGGAAGGCGTCTGGTGAACACCTGCTGTTTGTTTTGGTAAGAATGATACTGACCAAAGCTGTAGTGAGACTGAGTTTGAATTCTTTCCCAATTACCTGGCCTTTTGGACTTGATGCAGATCTGGGGTGACAGAGAGATCAGTAGTTCCAGGACATTTCTTCACATGTGGAAAAGCAGATAGTAGGCATGAAAACATGAGTGTGGTCCTAAGAACTCACCCCCAAACACCTGGCATGATAATGCACAATTAGGATCTGCCGCTGGTGAGTTATAAATAGATGGGCCCCTGGGGTTGGCTGGTCAGCCAGCCAGGCCTACTcggtgaggtccaggccagtggGAGACCCCGTCTTAAAAGAAAAGGGCTGATGGGCTTGAGGAAGTGtttccagaagttgtcctctggtctccacatacacacagatgtatgCACCAGCACACACGTGCACTTGACACATGGGAAGATGTaccacagaaggaaaaggaaaacaagtcAGGATGGGACCGCTCTGTGGCTGTGGTCCTGAGCCTTGGTTAAGTTTGTGTTGTGTGGTCTAAAGACTGGCTTCCTGCTTCAGCACGAGGCTGGCACACTCCAATGGAtcctttttttttgcttgaaGTGTGCACGTCTCTGTAACTGTTCATGGAGAGTCCCCTGCCAAAAGCTCCCACGGATAGCCTGACAGTTTTTGTCTTTCACCCCTTAGATGCCCGAGGACTCATTCGGTGGATGCTCATGGTAAACCCGGATCGCAGGGCCACCATCGAGGACATTGCCAACCACTGGTGGGTGAACTGGGGCTACAAGAGCAGTGTCTGTGACTGTGATGCCCTCACTGACTCCGAGTCGCCGCTCTTGGCACGGATCATTGATTGGCACCATCGTTCCGCCGGGCTGCAGGCTGAGGCTGAAGCCAAGATGAAGGGCCTGGCCAAACCCGGAGCCTCTGAGGTTGTGCTGGAGCGGCAGCGGTCGCTGAAGAAGTCCAAAaaggaaaatgactttccccCATCTGGCCAGGACGCCGTACCTGAAAGCCCATCCAAGCTGAGTTCCAAGCGGCCCAAGGGAATTCTGAAGAAACGGAGCAACAGTGAGCATCGCTCCCACAGCACCGGCTTCATCGAAGGCATCGTGGGCCCCACCTTACCGTCTCCTTTCAAAATGGAGCAAGATTTGTGCCGGACTGGCATCCCCCTCCCCAGTTCCCCTGAGGCAGAGATGTCAGGGAAGCTCAGCCTCAAACAGTCAGCCACGATGCCCAAGAAAGGCATCTTGAAAAAGACCCAGCAGAGGGAATCTGGTTATTACTCATCCCCGGAGCGCAGCGAGTCTTCAGAGCTGCTGGACAGTAATGACGTCATCATCGGCAGTggcctctcttccccttcctcggAGGCAGCCCGGGGGACTTCCCACAGCCTGTCCTGCCGGAGGAAGGGCATCTTGAAACACAGCAGCAGGTACTCCGATGGTGCCACGGACCCTGCCCTCGCCGGCCCCGAAATGCCCACACTGGAATCCTTGTCAGCTCCGGGTGTCCACCCTGACGGCGTCTCCCGGAGCTACAGCCGCCCGTCCAGTGTCATCAGCGATGACAGTGTCCTGTCCAGTGACTCTTTTGACTTGTTAGATCTCCAGGAGAATCGTCCTGCCCGCCAGCGCATCCGCAGCTGCGTCTCTGCTGAAAATTTCCTCCAGCTTCAGGACTTTGAGACCCCCCACAACCGGCCCCGGCCCCAGCACCTGAAGCGGTACCGGAACCGGCTGGCAGACAGTAGCTTCTCCCTCCTCACTGATATGGACGATGTGACTCAGGTGTATAAAAAAGCCCTGGAGATCTGCAGCAAGCTCAACTAGCCCCTCAGGGCGCAGAGGATGGGATGGGTGGGTGGGCGGGTCTAAGGGAGTCGGGGAACAGAACTAAGCTTCAGGCTGGTTACCTCTTTGCTGGCCATGGCAATGGACTGGAAAAGGACTGATAACTGGTAAGGTCTGGCCCGGCCAGTGTTCGCAGCCTTGAGTCTGCACCTAAAAGGGATGGAAATGGTTCTTTACCAGTTCAGAATGTGGGTCCTAACTGGCATTCCCATATGGCATCTCACATAGGCTTGGCTCCCCAGGGAAGGCGATGTTGCCAGCGTGAAGTGGGAGGGGGCATTATGGAGAAGGGGGTGTTTCCCTAGAAGTCTAGACATTTCTGGAGAAGGGGCAGGAAGACTGAGACCATCTGCTTTGGGTGAATACATTAGCAAGCCTGGTCTGACTACGTAGGGGCTGGCAAGATTTCAGCACCCTGAGCTTGACTTGGTCATCAGTTAATATCTGTACTGTGTGCTGGTTTGAGTAGCCTAGGCACAGCACAGGGTGCTGTGACTGAGTACCGGTAACTGCCATGGGATCAGGAATGACAATAACAGCTCTCCCGCCAGGACTGAGCCCTAGGAGTTAGGTTACAGAGCCCTGAGGGGCCGGCTGACCCCTTCATGGCCGACCATGGCATTTGTTAATTTGCTCCTGGACCTTGAGTAGAAGACAGAGGGACTTGCTGAGAGCAAATGCTTTGAACTTTGCTAAGGACATAGGCAGGTGGTGGTAAGTCTTTGACTTCCCAggatctccttcctctttcctgcctGGTTCTTTAGCATAACATGAAAGTGGGCAAAGAGAAGGATGGCAGTGTGAGAAGCCAGGGCTTCGTGTCCGACAGGGCACAGAGCCGCTGTGGCTTTTGCACAGCTCGATGGAAGGTGAGGCATGCCAGCTCTTCAATGTCTCGGTATTAACTGGAACACTGCCTCTCGGCTTCTCACCTGCGTGGATGTTTTAATTGGATGTGATGTGGTCAGGGCCTCCGGAGGATTGCTGGTTCATCTGTGGGCTCTGTCCATCCAGAAGTGGAACCTTGACAGTACATGGGTTGCTTTTAGGGAGCTAGTGTGTAGGTGGGCATGTGGATGCGGAAGGTGTGGTTTGGTTGCAGGTTCTTGTCTCCTCTATCCTAAGCGTTCTGTCTTGTGGCTCTGCTCTCCTGCACTGTGGGGAGAAGACAAGTTCCATCCATCCACGGAACAAGGTGTTGAAAGAGGAGAGTGTTGGGGGAAGCGTAGGGACATTTCTTCAGGAGTCATCCAGATGGCtctggaggaggcagagaagaggtGTGACAGGATGCTTCAAAGTGTTCAAGCTAGTTATCGAATCTCCAGACTCTAAGATTCCAGGTGACGTCATCCCACAGTCAGCATCCTGGTGATACTGGAGTTGAGATGCTCTTTTTGCTCTGATCTTGGAATCCACTGGCTTGGGCAAATTAGAATCCTTGTTCTAAGGTGACTGCCTTCTGATAGCATCTCGgagagggggtggaggaggacgACTCAGAGTCTGCCACAGCACTGAGAACGTTGTCAGGAAGATGCTGCCCTGCTTTTCCAGGACTGTTCTGCATCTCTGTGTACCACCCACTCCGGCTTTAGGCCTGTGCCTTTCTTTGGGTTGAGCTGAGCAGGATATTTAGGGAAGCTCCTTGGATTCCTTCTCTCAGTTCCACCCCCTTCCTGAACTCTGGTATGGGctaaaagggagaaaaatctGTAGGTAGAGAACTGGGTTTGTGGGTTTGGGGCTGCATAGATGGCAGCATGCAACTTCtgatcccccaccccctgcctcctcctgtgAACAGCCCCTGCTTCTTCACTGCTGGCGCTGAGCATGCAGCCGGTCTCGGGTATAGCAGCCATTGCTGGCTGGTGGGATGGTCTGGTTAGTAGTTCCCATCATTCTGGCGACTCCATTAGGAAACCCattctcctctgccttctctcttccCGGTCACCAGAATGTTCAAAGGCAAAGGAAAAACAGGTTTCCCACCCAGAACAGAGGCTCTGGTATGTCCTCCGTTCCGGGACACCCTGAATGGAGTTCGGGACTGCTGTAAGATCTGGTGGTCTCAGGCCCACGCAGTGGTGTGAGAGCTGGTTTCCCAAGGCCAGGCTCGGTCAGATGCCGACTGTCCCTGCAAGGAAGAGTTAGAACAGAGTGGACCCCTAACAAGCAGCTTCCCAGTGAAGTCCTGTTCCCTACAAGCTGACCCCCAGCCAAAGATGCTTAACTCATTTTCCTGGAGTCGCTAGTGAGAGACATGTTGATGGCCCCGACGGGCAGACGGGAGACTGGCTGTCAGCCCTCCTGGTCCTTCCCTTGCTTCCCGGGTCCTCTCGTGGTCTTCGTTTACACACCTGCCCAAGGGGTGGGATTGTACTTCGTTTTACAGGTGAACTTTAAGGCACAATCAGTTTTTGGGAGAGTGCTTCAGGACCCTAGGCAACATGACTAAATTCCCTCTGAACTTGGTCTCTGTGACCAGGCACTCCTTATGACAGGAGCGCTCTGCAGGGTGAAATTCGGGCGGGTTGTACCCCGGCCTGCTGTCTTGAGTACAAATGTGAATGATGGACTGACTGCTTGCTGCCAAACTGGAAACGTTCTGTGGGGATTTACTGGCATGGTATCATTcctaggaagaagaagaaaaaaaagagaaaaaaaaaaagaaaggaacggAGAGCGAGAAAACTTGactgcacatttttttaaaatccatgttgtgacttttatttaatttctatatttttttggTAATAAAAAGTTGACTTTAATTTgaatttgtcttttatttattggTCTAAAAGGCATTTCAAAggtattataataatatattggTGTAATTTAATTGGTGCAGCATGCTTTTATGGCTCCAGTCAAAATCGGTCTTCACTTATTTGACTGGTTTGAGAACAGCCTacagggaaaataaaataaaagctggcTAATTACCCAAAGTGTTCATTTTTTATTGGAATctgatttttgtcatttttttgtttctgtttttatttttaaattaaataaattgcaATGAACTGAACCAGAGCCTTGTTTTGCTGGTTGTTTTTCATTACTCAAATGTCACAGTGGGCACAGGTGCCCGAAGCCCACCCGTGCTGGGCTGAGCCCCCAGGGGGTGTGGCTGTCACTGCACTGGAACTAAGGCCTGCAATGGGACCTGAGCTAACTGtacttgcttctctgtgtctcctagggtgtgtgtgcatgtgcaggagtgtgggtgcatgtgtgtgtgcatgtgcgctcgtgtgtgtgaaggccagaggacaacctcgggcTGCTGGTCCTCCAGGGTTGTCTCCCTTGctctttttgaagcagggtctctcgcTGGCCCAGGGATTGTCAGGTAGCTAACGCTGACTGGATAATGAGTGTCCACTCCAGGCTCTGCACGTCACAGTTGTGTTCATCACCAGAAAAGTGACTTTGCAGAGCAATGGTTGGTGCAtgctttgcttttttgcttttcgGATGCCGTTGGAGGAATTCAGGTGTGGCTGTCACCTTTATATTTTTCCTCTCTGGTCATGCAGCAACCCCCACTCCTGTTAGATTTCACATTTTAGTCCTTCTCTCTGGGATGGAGGTTCACCAAGGGCTGACCTCGCCATGCTTCAACTTCCCAAAGGTACCCTTCCCCCATCCCACTCTCTGGGGCCAAGGTCAATGGGC
This window harbors:
- the Nuak1 gene encoding NUAK family SNF1-like kinase 1, coding for MEGAAVPAAGDGPDVEPGPQGSLREAAAGATAAPAEPKKPHGVKRHHHKHNLKHRYELQETLGKGTYGKVKRATERFSGRVVAIKSIRKDKIKDELDMVHIRREIEIMSSLNHPHIISIYEVFENKDKIVIIMEYASKGELYDYISERRRLSERETRHFFRQIVSAVHYCHKNGVVHRDLKLENILLDDNCNIKIADFGLSNLYQKDKYLQTFCGSPLYASPEIVNGRPYRGPEVDSWALGVLLYTLIYGTMPFDGFDHKNLIRQISSGEYREPTQPSDARGLIRWMLMVNPDRRATIEDIANHWWVNWGYKSSVCDCDALTDSESPLLARIIDWHHRSAGLQAEAEAKMKGLAKPGASEVVLERQRSLKKSKKENDFPPSGQDAVPESPSKLSSKRPKGILKKRSNSEHRSHSTGFIEGIVGPTLPSPFKMEQDLCRTGIPLPSSPEAEMSGKLSLKQSATMPKKGILKKTQQRESGYYSSPERSESSELLDSNDVIIGSGLSSPSSEAARGTSHSLSCRRKGILKHSSRYSDGATDPALAGPEMPTLESLSAPGVHPDGVSRSYSRPSSVISDDSVLSSDSFDLLDLQENRPARQRIRSCVSAENFLQLQDFETPHNRPRPQHLKRYRNRLADSSFSLLTDMDDVTQVYKKALEICSKLN